In Hyphomicrobiales bacterium, a single window of DNA contains:
- a CDS encoding Lrp/AsnC family transcriptional regulator, producing the protein MTAKDDELLGLLRLNAREPVASLARKLGLSRTTVQDRLRRLEESGVIAGYAVKLGADTRAAGLAAMISLGAEPKKQIEVSRAVSRIPQVETLYAVSGKFDYVALVRAGTAEEIDRLIDQMTQLPGVIDVETSVILSTKLDRR; encoded by the coding sequence ATGACGGCCAAGGACGATGAACTGCTCGGCCTGTTGCGACTCAACGCGCGCGAACCCGTGGCCTCGCTCGCCCGCAAACTCGGCCTGTCCCGCACCACGGTCCAGGACCGCCTCCGCCGGTTGGAAGAGAGCGGCGTCATCGCCGGTTATGCCGTGAAGTTGGGGGCGGACACCCGCGCCGCGGGCCTCGCCGCCATGATTTCGCTGGGGGCCGAGCCCAAGAAACAGATCGAGGTCTCCCGCGCCGTCTCACGCATTCCACAGGTGGAAACGCTCTATGCGGTGAGTGGCAAATTCGACTATGTGGCGCTGGTGCGGGCAGGCACGGCGGAGGAGATCGACCGCCTGATTGACCAGATGACGCAGTTGCCGGGCGTGATCGACGTGGAAACCTCAGTCATTTTGTCAACAAAACTGGATCGCAGATAA
- the crcB gene encoding fluoride efflux transporter CrcB, with protein sequence MGSVAWVALGGALGSVTRYASIRGLAGIFGEGQPWGTLTVNVVGSFLMGLLAALIARKFADADAVRVFLLPGFLGGFTTFSAFSLDVFNLMQRGENGSAITYVLGSVILSLIAVFAGYALMVRSIA encoded by the coding sequence ATGGGCTCCGTCGCCTGGGTCGCCCTGGGCGGTGCACTGGGCTCCGTCACGCGCTACGCCAGCATCAGGGGTCTTGCCGGCATCTTCGGCGAAGGCCAGCCCTGGGGCACGCTGACCGTCAACGTGGTTGGCAGTTTCCTGATGGGGCTTCTGGCGGCACTCATCGCCCGCAAATTCGCCGACGCGGATGCTGTGCGGGTCTTCCTGCTGCCGGGTTTCCTTGGCGGCTTCACAACTTTCTCGGCTTTCTCCCTCGATGTGTTCAACCTCATGCAGCGCGGTGAGAACGGCAGCGCGATCACCTATGTGTTGGGCTCGGTCATCCTCTCGCTCATTGCCGTCTTTGCAGGCTACGCCCTGATGGTGCGGAGCATCGCCTGA
- a CDS encoding RluA family pseudouridine synthase, whose amino-acid sequence MAEVKRHVVAAEEDGMRLDRWFKVHFPQVTFAYLNKLTRTGQVRIGPGRCKTNVRLVQGQEIRVPPLAFDTRPADAPKGDVKPLSKEERRFFDSMVIHEDRDIYVLNKPSGFAVQGGSKTHHHLDGLLMGLGVETGERPLLVHRLDRDTSGVIVVAKRRAIAAALGKLFATRTVKKTYWAVVKGVPHPMQGRIDVALVKARSEDGDRMRASREGEEEDEQHAVTQYAVLDHAAKIAAWMSLRPQTGRQHQLRAHMDHLGTPILGDNKYNGDSDLPDGVENRLHLHARRLVFPHPRGGTVDVTAPLPQHMLETFTLFGFDPKRFDRDDE is encoded by the coding sequence ATGGCTGAAGTGAAGCGCCACGTCGTCGCGGCGGAAGAGGACGGCATGCGTCTGGACCGATGGTTCAAGGTGCATTTCCCGCAGGTGACATTTGCCTATCTCAACAAGCTGACGCGCACCGGACAGGTGCGGATAGGGCCGGGGCGCTGCAAGACCAATGTCCGTCTCGTGCAGGGTCAGGAAATCCGCGTGCCGCCACTTGCATTCGATACGCGCCCAGCCGACGCGCCCAAGGGCGACGTGAAGCCGCTTTCCAAGGAAGAGCGCCGTTTCTTCGACTCGATGGTGATCCACGAGGACAGGGATATCTATGTCCTCAACAAGCCCTCGGGCTTTGCCGTGCAGGGTGGCAGCAAGACCCATCATCATCTGGACGGCCTGCTGATGGGCTTGGGCGTGGAGACGGGCGAGCGCCCGCTGCTGGTGCACCGCCTCGACCGTGATACCTCAGGTGTGATTGTCGTCGCCAAGCGCCGCGCTATTGCGGCGGCGCTGGGCAAGCTCTTCGCCACGCGCACGGTCAAGAAGACCTACTGGGCCGTTGTGAAGGGTGTGCCTCATCCCATGCAAGGCCGCATCGACGTGGCGCTGGTGAAGGCCAGGAGCGAAGATGGCGACCGCATGCGCGCCTCCCGCGAGGGCGAGGAGGAGGACGAGCAACACGCCGTCACCCAATACGCCGTGCTGGACCATGCCGCGAAGATCGCCGCGTGGATGTCGCTCCGTCCGCAGACCGGCCGCCAGCACCAGCTTCGCGCCCATATGGACCATCTTGGAACGCCCATCCTCGGCGACAATAAATACAATGGAGACAGCGACTTGCCGGACGGTGTTGAGAACCGGCTTCATCTCCACGCCCGCCGCCTCGTCTTCCCCCATCCGCGCGGCGGAACGGTGGATGTGACGGCTCCATTGCCGCAACACATGCTGGAGACCTTCACGCTCTTCGGCTTCGATCCCAAACGGTTTGACCGCGATGACGAGTGA
- the trmFO gene encoding methylenetetrahydrofolate--tRNA-(uracil(54)-C(5))-methyltransferase (FADH(2)-oxidizing) TrmFO → MQDVYVIGGGMAGSEAAWALAQAGVPVVLHEMRPVVATDAHKTDGLAELVCSNSFRSDDKDQNAVGLLHEEMRMAGSLLMQVAALHQVPAGGALAVDRDGFSAEVTRRIEAHPLIRIARGEVAGLPPSEWDKVIIATGPLTSPALAEAVRGLTGEADLAFFDAIAPIIHRESINMDVAWFQSRYDKVGPGGTGKDYINCPMDKAQYEAFITALNEGDKGDFKEWEKTTPYFDGCLPIEVMAERGPETLRFGPMKPMGLTNAHNPTVKAYAVVQLRQDNALGTLYNMVGFQTKLKYAEQVRVFRTIPGLENAEFARLGGLHRNTFLNSPKVLDGFMRLKADPRLRFAGQITGVEGYVESAAMGIMAGRMAAAERLGKAFTVPPATTAHGALINHITGGHLVTTDGAKSSFQPMNVNFGLFPPPTDYLAKGMKHTEKGVARKRAYTARALRDFADWLAHGSTA, encoded by the coding sequence ATGCAGGACGTTTACGTCATCGGCGGCGGCATGGCAGGATCTGAGGCAGCCTGGGCATTGGCGCAGGCTGGCGTGCCTGTGGTGCTGCACGAGATGCGGCCTGTGGTTGCCACCGATGCCCACAAGACGGATGGCCTCGCCGAACTCGTCTGTTCGAATTCCTTCCGCAGCGACGACAAGGACCAGAATGCCGTGGGTCTGCTGCATGAGGAAATGCGCATGGCGGGTTCCTTGCTCATGCAGGTGGCGGCACTGCATCAGGTTCCCGCAGGTGGCGCGCTCGCCGTGGACCGCGACGGTTTTTCGGCTGAGGTGACGCGGCGCATCGAGGCGCATCCGCTGATCCGGATCGCGCGCGGCGAAGTGGCGGGTCTGCCGCCTTCCGAATGGGACAAGGTCATCATCGCCACGGGGCCCCTCACCTCTCCTGCCCTGGCCGAGGCCGTGCGCGGACTGACGGGCGAAGCCGACCTTGCCTTCTTCGATGCCATCGCTCCCATCATCCACCGCGAGTCGATCAACATGGATGTGGCCTGGTTCCAGTCCCGCTACGACAAGGTGGGGCCCGGCGGCACGGGCAAAGACTACATCAACTGCCCCATGGACAAGGCGCAGTACGAGGCCTTCATCACGGCCTTGAACGAGGGTGACAAGGGAGACTTCAAGGAATGGGAGAAGACCACGCCCTACTTCGACGGGTGCCTCCCGATCGAGGTCATGGCGGAGCGCGGACCTGAGACGCTGCGCTTCGGGCCGATGAAGCCCATGGGCCTCACCAATGCCCACAACCCCACGGTCAAGGCCTATGCGGTGGTGCAGCTCCGCCAGGACAATGCACTGGGCACTCTCTACAACATGGTGGGTTTCCAGACGAAACTGAAATACGCCGAACAGGTGCGCGTGTTCCGGACGATCCCTGGGCTGGAGAATGCGGAGTTTGCGCGTCTGGGCGGCCTGCACCGCAACACCTTCCTCAATTCGCCGAAGGTGCTGGATGGCTTCATGCGGCTCAAAGCTGATCCGCGCCTGCGTTTTGCCGGTCAGATCACGGGCGTCGAAGGCTATGTGGAAAGTGCGGCCATGGGCATCATGGCTGGCCGCATGGCGGCGGCCGAACGCCTGGGCAAGGCTTTCACGGTTCCGCCCGCCACCACGGCCCATGGTGCGCTCATCAACCACATCACAGGCGGCCACCTCGTCACGACGGATGGTGCGAAATCTTCGTTCCAACCGATGAACGTGAACTTCGGGCTGTTTCCTCCGCCTACGGATTATCTGGCGAAGGGCATGAAGCACACCGAGAAGGGCGTGGCGCGCAAGCGGGCCTATACGGCGCGCGCGCTCAGGGATTTTGCCGACTGGCTTGCACACGGGAGCACCGCATGA
- a CDS encoding DegQ family serine endoprotease, translating into MLRVLSLFLLCIVLGQGALAQTARQVPQTRAEVSLSFAPVVKRAAPAVVNVYAKTLVAERQPDLQADPFFRRFFGENGTFGRPRERVKNSLGSGVVVDGSGVIVTNNHVVAGATELRVVLADKREFEAKVLLTDDRTDLAVLKIDLKDEELPALPLSNSDDLEVGDLVLAIGNPFGVGQTVTSGIVSALARTRVGVTDYQFFIQTDAAINPGNSGGALVNMKGELVGINTAIFSKSGGSIGIGFSIPSNMVQTVVDSAESGDTKIRRPWLGVQLQDVTPDLADSLGLARPEGALIAKLHPDSPLAAAGLKRGDVIIGFEGRAIDSAQEFGFRVGTAKIGETRIVEYRRNNEDFETRLHMVAAPESTPRDEWKITGDSPFQGMTVANLSPSVAEDVGMAADATGVVVTAVDSGTAQRFFKKGDLLLLVNRKEIDTVKDLRDALADDQGRWSIAIERGGKQIAVRFR; encoded by the coding sequence ATGCTTCGAGTTCTCTCGCTTTTCCTCCTGTGCATTGTGCTGGGGCAGGGGGCGCTTGCCCAGACCGCAAGACAGGTGCCGCAAACCCGCGCGGAGGTTTCGCTTTCCTTCGCCCCCGTGGTGAAGCGTGCAGCACCAGCAGTGGTGAACGTCTACGCCAAGACACTGGTGGCCGAGCGCCAGCCCGACCTGCAGGCAGACCCGTTCTTCCGCCGCTTCTTCGGCGAGAACGGAACCTTCGGGCGGCCGCGCGAACGGGTGAAGAATTCCCTCGGCTCCGGCGTGGTGGTCGATGGTTCGGGCGTCATCGTCACCAACAATCATGTGGTGGCCGGCGCCACGGAACTGCGTGTGGTCCTCGCCGACAAGCGCGAGTTCGAGGCCAAGGTGCTGCTGACGGACGATCGCACCGACCTTGCCGTCCTCAAGATCGATCTGAAGGATGAAGAACTGCCAGCCCTGCCGCTGTCCAATTCCGATGATCTCGAAGTGGGTGATCTCGTTCTCGCCATCGGCAATCCCTTCGGCGTGGGCCAGACCGTGACCAGCGGAATCGTTTCGGCACTCGCGCGCACCCGCGTGGGCGTCACCGACTACCAGTTCTTCATCCAGACCGATGCGGCCATCAATCCCGGAAACTCCGGTGGCGCGCTCGTCAACATGAAGGGCGAACTCGTCGGCATCAACACGGCCATCTTCTCGAAGTCGGGTGGCTCCATCGGCATCGGCTTCTCCATTCCCTCCAACATGGTGCAGACGGTGGTGGACAGCGCCGAGTCCGGCGATACGAAGATCCGTCGCCCCTGGCTTGGCGTGCAGTTGCAGGACGTGACGCCTGACCTGGCGGACAGCCTGGGTCTGGCACGGCCGGAAGGTGCGTTGATCGCCAAGCTGCATCCCGACAGCCCGCTCGCCGCGGCGGGGCTGAAGCGCGGCGATGTCATCATCGGCTTTGAAGGCCGCGCCATCGACAGTGCGCAGGAATTTGGCTTCCGCGTTGGCACGGCAAAGATCGGTGAAACGCGCATCGTCGAATACCGCCGCAACAACGAGGATTTCGAAACACGCCTTCACATGGTGGCCGCCCCGGAATCAACGCCCCGCGATGAATGGAAAATCACGGGCGACTCTCCCTTCCAGGGCATGACGGTGGCGAATCTTTCGCCATCGGTGGCGGAGGATGTCGGCATGGCGGCGGATGCCACCGGCGTGGTGGTGACTGCGGTCGATTCCGGCACCGCCCAGCGCTTCTTCAAGAAGGGTGATCTTCTGCTTCTCGTGAACCGCAAGGAAATCGACACGGTGAAGGACCTTCGTGACGCGCTGGCCGACGACCAGGGCCGCTGGTCCATCGCCATCGAACGCGGTGGCAAGCAGATCGCTGTCCGCTTCCGCTGA
- a CDS encoding replication-associated recombination protein A: protein MSNLFDAGGVTREGPRPLADRLRPQRLSDVVGQDHLVGEEGTLTRMLAAGRIPSIILWGPPGTGKTTMARLLAGETGLVFEQMSAIFSGVADLKKAFEQARMRREQGRSTLLFVDEIHRFNKSQQDSFLPFVEDGTITLVGATTENPSFELNGALLSRCQVLVLNRLDDEALDALVRRAEVFERRSLPLTPESRSALIAMADGDGRYFLNLVEEVFAGVPEGGAALAPEQLGKIVAKRLPLYDKAADGHYNLISALHKSVRGSDPDAALYYLARMLTAGEDPLFIARRLVRMANEDVGLADPEAVTQALAAKDTYEFLGSPEGELALAQACVYIAAAPKSNALYTAFKQAMAKARETGSLMPPKTILNAPTKMMKQQEYGAGYRYDHDEPEAFSGQNYFPDAIPRQRFYDPVERGFERELKKRLDYWAKLRKERG from the coding sequence ATGAGCAACCTCTTCGACGCGGGCGGCGTAACGCGCGAGGGGCCCCGGCCGCTCGCCGACCGCCTGCGTCCCCAACGCCTCTCGGATGTGGTGGGCCAGGATCATCTGGTGGGTGAGGAGGGCACGCTCACGCGCATGCTCGCGGCAGGCCGTATTCCCTCGATCATCCTCTGGGGTCCGCCCGGTACGGGCAAGACCACCATGGCCCGCTTGCTGGCGGGCGAAACAGGTCTGGTCTTCGAGCAGATGTCGGCCATCTTCTCCGGCGTTGCAGACCTGAAGAAGGCATTCGAGCAGGCCCGCATGCGTCGGGAGCAGGGCCGCTCCACGCTGCTGTTCGTGGATGAGATTCACCGCTTCAACAAATCACAGCAGGATTCCTTCCTGCCCTTTGTTGAGGATGGCACCATCACATTGGTGGGCGCCACCACCGAGAACCCGTCGTTCGAGTTGAACGGCGCGCTCCTGTCCCGCTGCCAGGTGCTGGTGCTGAACCGGCTCGACGACGAAGCCCTCGATGCCCTTGTCCGCCGCGCCGAAGTGTTCGAGCGCCGTAGCCTGCCGCTCACGCCGGAATCGCGCTCGGCCCTCATCGCCATGGCCGATGGCGACGGCCGCTATTTCCTGAACCTGGTGGAAGAGGTGTTTGCAGGCGTGCCCGAAGGCGGGGCCGCACTCGCGCCCGAACAGCTGGGCAAGATCGTCGCCAAGCGCCTGCCGCTCTACGACAAGGCGGCCGATGGCCACTACAATCTCATTTCCGCCCTGCACAAGTCGGTGCGTGGCTCGGACCCTGATGCAGCACTCTATTATCTTGCGCGCATGCTGACAGCGGGCGAGGACCCGCTGTTCATCGCCCGCCGCCTGGTGCGCATGGCGAACGAAGACGTGGGGCTGGCGGACCCCGAAGCCGTGACTCAGGCGCTTGCCGCCAAGGATACCTACGAGTTCCTGGGTTCGCCGGAAGGCGAACTGGCCCTCGCGCAGGCCTGCGTCTACATCGCGGCCGCGCCGAAATCGAACGCGCTCTACACGGCCTTCAAGCAGGCGATGGCGAAGGCCCGAGAGACGGGCTCCCTGATGCCGCCGAAAACGATTCTCAATGCGCCGACGAAGATGATGAAGCAGCAGGAATACGGCGCAGGCTACCGCTACGACCACGACGAGCCCGAGGCCTTCTCCGGCCAGAACTATTTCCCCGACGCCATTCCCCGGCAGCGCTTCTACGATCCGGTGGAACGCGGGTTTGAGCGTGAGTTGAAGAAGCGGCTGGACTACTGGGCCAAGCTCCGCAAGGAGCGGGGCTGA
- the rplQ gene encoding 50S ribosomal protein L17, translated as MRHGFSGRRFNRTSEHRNAMFANMSASLIKHEQIVTTLPKAKDLRPIVEKLVTLAKKGGLHARRQAISQIKDEAQVRKLFDVLAARYKDRKGGYLRIMKAGFRYGDNAPVAVIEFVDRDVNEKGKDSGPKQVKEEAPAEAAA; from the coding sequence ATGCGTCATGGATTTAGCGGCCGCCGCTTTAACCGTACGTCCGAGCACCGCAACGCCATGTTCGCCAACATGTCGGCGTCGCTCATCAAGCACGAGCAGATCGTGACCACGCTGCCCAAGGCGAAGGACCTGCGTCCCATCGTCGAGAAGCTGGTGACGCTGGCCAAGAAGGGCGGGCTCCATGCACGCCGTCAGGCCATCTCCCAGATCAAGGACGAAGCACAGGTCCGCAAGCTGTTTGACGTGCTGGCAGCCCGCTACAAGGACCGCAAGGGCGGCTATCTCCGCATCATGAAGGCGGGCTTCCGCTACGGCGACAATGCCCCGGTGGCCGTCATTGAATTCGTCGACCGCGACGTCAACGAAAAGGGCAAGGACTCCGGCCCCAAGCAGGTCAAGGAAGAAGCCCCCGCCGAAGCCGCGGCATAA
- a CDS encoding ATPase, producing MTSDDESDDARMRRLMKDRYERPLPRRFYKTVAIGPRNEILLDGRAVKTPMKAPLVLPTRALAEAVAAEWEAQDKVVNPGVMPVTKYANTAIDRAVSERQSVLDDFASYAGSDLVCYRAEKPRELADLQSRHWNPVLEDARVTLGAAFKPVLGIVHVAQDEASISAARSAAAALDPFRLTVLYNLTTLTGSALLSLMLVGGRASAEKGWNAAHVDEDYQISEWGADDEAMARRAGRRLDFDALMDILNRLD from the coding sequence ATGACGAGTGACGACGAATCCGACGACGCCCGCATGCGCCGCCTGATGAAGGACCGTTATGAACGGCCCTTGCCCAGGCGCTTTTACAAGACGGTGGCGATCGGCCCCCGCAACGAAATCCTGCTCGATGGTCGCGCCGTGAAGACGCCGATGAAGGCCCCGCTGGTTTTGCCGACCCGGGCGCTGGCGGAAGCTGTCGCCGCTGAGTGGGAGGCGCAGGACAAGGTCGTCAACCCCGGCGTCATGCCCGTGACCAAATATGCCAACACGGCAATCGACCGCGCCGTCTCGGAACGTCAATCCGTGCTGGATGATTTCGCAAGCTACGCGGGCTCGGACCTGGTCTGCTACCGCGCCGAAAAGCCACGCGAACTGGCGGACCTGCAATCCCGGCATTGGAATCCCGTGCTCGAAGATGCACGGGTAACGCTGGGGGCGGCGTTTAAGCCGGTACTGGGCATCGTGCATGTGGCGCAGGATGAGGCCTCAATTTCAGCAGCACGGTCAGCGGCGGCGGCACTCGATCCGTTCCGATTGACGGTGCTGTACAATCTCACGACGCTCACGGGTTCGGCACTGTTGTCCCTGATGCTTGTGGGTGGGCGTGCCAGTGCCGAGAAGGGGTGGAACGCGGCCCATGTGGACGAGGACTACCAGATTTCGGAATGGGGCGCCGACGACGAGGCCATGGCCCGCCGCGCCGGCCGCCGTCTCGATTTCGATGCCCTCATGGACATCCTGAACCGCCTGGACTGA
- a CDS encoding HIT family protein yields the protein MTAYDPNNIFAKILKGEIPSHKIHEDDHTYAFMDVMPMVEGHCLVIPKQGSRNLLDADPAVLGHVMATVQKVARAAMKAFRADGCQVRQYNEQAAGQTVFHLHFHVLPLKTGDTVKPHVGGMADQATLAKQAEMIRAAM from the coding sequence ATGACCGCCTATGATCCCAACAACATCTTTGCCAAGATCCTGAAGGGCGAGATTCCCTCCCACAAGATCCACGAAGACGACCACACCTATGCCTTCATGGATGTGATGCCGATGGTTGAAGGCCATTGCCTCGTCATTCCGAAGCAGGGTTCACGCAATTTGCTGGATGCCGATCCTGCGGTGTTGGGTCACGTCATGGCCACGGTTCAAAAGGTGGCGCGCGCCGCCATGAAGGCTTTCCGCGCTGATGGTTGCCAGGTGCGCCAGTACAATGAACAGGCAGCCGGGCAGACGGTGTTCCACCTGCATTTCCACGTGCTGCCGCTGAAGACGGGTGACACCGTGAAGCCGCATGTGGGCGGCATGGCGGATCAGGCTACGTTGGCAAAACAGGCGGAGATGATCCGCGCGGCAATGTGA
- a CDS encoding magnesium transporter CorA family protein, translated as MLSVYGTDKGCLVEHSRSGDAALLSVAVWLDMVEPTAEEEKDVEAALGIDIPTRGELEEIEASSRLYQEDGAAFMTANLIRRGEDDRPESSPVTFIIKGNQLITIRYHHPQAFPVYIKQAMKPQATAMTGWGILISLLEAVVDRAADHLERVGAIVDDTSKQVFDTSFIQRPARKGQRRRKKPKNLEELLGKVGEEGDFTSKMRESLVSIGRMVAYMQAIIDQMKQSKDMKENRARIKILQRDILSLADHSSFLSGKISFLLDAVLGMISIEQNGIIKIFSVAAVVFLPPTLVASVYGMNFKYMPELDWEFGYPWAVFLMILSALLPFWYFKRKGWL; from the coding sequence ATGCTTTCGGTATACGGCACAGACAAGGGCTGCCTGGTCGAACATTCCCGGTCAGGGGATGCGGCCTTGCTGTCCGTTGCCGTCTGGCTGGACATGGTGGAACCGACGGCCGAAGAGGAAAAGGACGTGGAAGCCGCCCTCGGCATCGACATCCCGACGCGCGGTGAACTCGAAGAAATCGAGGCCTCCAGCCGCCTCTATCAGGAAGACGGCGCGGCCTTTATGACCGCCAACCTGATCCGGCGCGGCGAGGACGACCGCCCGGAATCAAGCCCGGTGACATTCATCATCAAGGGCAACCAGCTTATCACCATCCGCTATCATCACCCGCAGGCTTTCCCGGTCTACATCAAGCAGGCCATGAAGCCGCAGGCCACCGCCATGACGGGCTGGGGCATCCTGATCAGCCTGCTGGAAGCCGTGGTTGACCGCGCCGCCGACCATCTGGAGCGCGTGGGCGCCATCGTTGACGATACATCCAAGCAGGTGTTCGACACCTCTTTCATCCAGCGTCCCGCCCGCAAGGGCCAGCGCCGCCGCAAGAAGCCCAAGAACCTCGAAGAACTTCTGGGCAAGGTGGGCGAGGAGGGCGACTTCACTTCCAAGATGCGCGAAAGCCTCGTCTCCATTGGGCGAATGGTGGCCTACATGCAGGCCATCATCGACCAGATGAAGCAGTCCAAGGACATGAAAGAGAACCGCGCTCGCATCAAGATTCTGCAGCGCGATATTCTCTCTCTTGCCGACCACTCCAGCTTCCTCTCGGGCAAGATCAGCTTCCTGCTGGATGCCGTGCTGGGCATGATCTCGATCGAGCAGAACGGCATCATCAAGATCTTCTCGGTGGCCGCGGTCGTGTTCCTGCCGCCCACGCTGGTGGCGTCCGTCTACGGCATGAACTTCAAGTACATGCCCGAGCTGGACTGGGAGTTTGGTTATCCCTGGGCAGTCTTCCTCATGATCCTCTCAGCCCTTCTGCCGTTCTGGTATTTCAAGCGAAAGGGCTGGCTGTGA
- a CDS encoding type III PLP-dependent enzyme gives MSAATVITPQFAPRNIYENAGQVAAAQQPDEPLFCFSAAELKSRAQQFLSLFPGLVTYAVKCNPSRDVLATLAEAGISSWDVASVHEMAAVHAVQPKAHFHYHNPVKSRREIESAYRSYHCRRFVVDCREELQKIHEVLGADATVEIAVRLVLPRDRGSSAHDFSTKFGAPEHTCVELLQQVVALGYQPVLTFHPGSQSKEPQVYVRHIEAAARIATQAGVSVGVLNVGGGFPANYELSTAPEPEVFFRAIENAVVRTFGAQHPRLECEPGRGMVATCMSLLTRVKLVCSDGDDIFINDGVYGGLMEYMQAPDLRPPFRVWRDGKEIEGHAKSWKVFGPTCDPLDVLPHRLDILEGLREGDYIEFGTLGAYGLATATRFNGYGEHQIVAVDHVLEM, from the coding sequence ATGTCCGCAGCCACCGTCATCACGCCGCAGTTCGCTCCACGCAACATCTACGAAAATGCCGGCCAGGTGGCCGCCGCGCAGCAGCCGGATGAGCCGCTGTTCTGCTTTTCCGCCGCCGAACTCAAGTCACGGGCGCAGCAGTTCCTGTCGCTCTTTCCCGGCCTCGTCACCTATGCGGTGAAATGCAATCCCTCGCGGGACGTGCTGGCGACGCTGGCCGAAGCCGGTATCTCGTCCTGGGACGTGGCGAGCGTGCATGAAATGGCGGCGGTGCATGCCGTGCAGCCCAAGGCGCATTTCCATTACCACAACCCGGTGAAATCGCGCCGCGAGATCGAGTCCGCGTATCGGAGCTATCACTGCCGCCGCTTCGTGGTGGATTGCCGCGAGGAACTGCAGAAGATTCACGAAGTATTGGGTGCCGACGCGACGGTGGAGATTGCCGTCCGTCTGGTGCTGCCGCGCGACCGCGGTTCCTCGGCCCATGATTTCTCCACGAAGTTCGGCGCACCGGAACACACCTGCGTGGAATTGCTTCAGCAGGTGGTGGCGCTGGGTTATCAGCCCGTGCTCACCTTCCATCCGGGTTCGCAATCGAAGGAGCCGCAAGTCTACGTGCGCCACATCGAAGCTGCGGCGCGCATTGCCACGCAGGCCGGAGTGTCGGTCGGCGTTTTGAATGTGGGCGGCGGATTCCCGGCCAACTATGAACTGTCCACGGCGCCGGAACCTGAGGTGTTCTTCCGTGCCATCGAGAATGCCGTGGTGCGCACCTTTGGCGCACAGCACCCCAGGCTCGAATGCGAGCCCGGCCGCGGCATGGTGGCGACGTGCATGTCGCTGCTCACCAGGGTGAAGCTGGTGTGCTCGGATGGCGATGACATCTTCATCAATGACGGCGTCTATGGCGGGCTCATGGAATACATGCAGGCACCCGACCTGCGCCCGCCCTTCCGCGTGTGGCGGGACGGCAAGGAAATCGAAGGCCACGCCAAGTCGTGGAAGGTCTTCGGCCCCACCTGCGATCCGCTGGACGTGCTGCCGCACCGCCTCGACATCCTGGAAGGGTTGCGGGAGGGCGACTACATCGAATTCGGCACCCTCGGCGCCTACGGCCTCGCCACGGCCACGCGCTTCAACGGCTACGGCGAACACCAGATCGTCGCCGTCGATCATGTGCTGGAGATGTGA
- the nthA gene encoding nitrile hydratase subunit alpha, giving the protein MAHDHHDDDHPHNSELSPIELRVRALESILVEKGYVDPAAVEAIIQTYETEIGPHRGARVVAKAWSDPAFAAWLKDDASAAIASLGYTGRQGEHMVALFNTPDQHNMVVCTLCSCYPWPVLGLPPVWYKSPPYRARAVKEPRAVLSEFGVALPDGKEVRVWDSTAEMRYLVIPERPAGTEGWSEEQLAAIVSRDSMIGTAIVTVSA; this is encoded by the coding sequence ATGGCACACGATCACCACGACGACGACCATCCCCACAACAGTGAACTCTCGCCCATCGAGTTGCGCGTCCGCGCGCTGGAATCGATTCTGGTCGAGAAAGGTTACGTCGATCCCGCCGCAGTTGAAGCCATCATCCAGACTTACGAAACGGAGATCGGTCCCCACCGCGGCGCCCGTGTTGTAGCGAAGGCCTGGAGCGATCCCGCCTTTGCCGCATGGCTGAAGGACGACGCCAGCGCCGCCATCGCATCGCTGGGCTACACCGGGCGGCAGGGCGAACACATGGTGGCCCTCTTCAACACACCTGACCAGCACAACATGGTCGTCTGCACCTTGTGCTCCTGCTACCCGTGGCCGGTGCTGGGCCTGCCGCCGGTCTGGTACAAGTCACCGCCCTATCGTGCCCGCGCCGTGAAGGAACCGCGCGCCGTTCTTTCCGAATTCGGTGTGGCTTTGCCGGACGGCAAGGAAGTTCGCGTGTGGGATTCGACCGCCGAGATGCGCTACCTCGTGATCCCCGAACGTCCCGCCGGCACGGAAGGCTGGAGCGAGGAGCAACTCGCCGCCATCGTCTCGCGGGATTCGATGATCGGCACTGCAATCGTCACGGTGTCCGCATGA